Proteins encoded by one window of Pan troglodytes isolate AG18354 chromosome 16, NHGRI_mPanTro3-v2.0_pri, whole genome shotgun sequence:
- the BAHD1 gene encoding bromo adjacent homology domain-containing 1 protein isoform X8 — translation MTHTRRKSLPMLSSGLTGRREPLQMEDSNMEQGVEGVEPGMPESPGHLTGRRKNYPLRKRPLVPEKPKACKVLLTRLENVAGPRSADEADELPPDLPKPPSPAPSSEDPGLAQPRKRRLASLNAEALNNLLLEREDTSSLAGTRRSRAGDPHRSRDRDRATGGWSSSKKRPRLGDLGGGSRDLSPEPAPDEGPRRDGDPAPKRLASLNAAAFLKLSQERELPLRLPRAHAEVDGRSTEPPAPKAPRPKWPKVNGKNYPKAWQGASSGEAAGPPGWQGCPDEPWPSATPCGPSVQPSHQPLSKALESPLGLRPHLPLLMGGQAALKPEPGRPGEESPAPKQELHQPSFPTPQLSPLPMPGNPADYNGLCVGPELTALGSFYLYCGQEGLQCGGYSPCPMLPEGKLSPVAAPHEEGLLLAPSSVPSGTPFQHPPWGSSRYCSSEDTGVNGYSICGVLPLSVTHAGTTCGGCPYKMPFAAGCRSLGQLEFPLPEAGHPASPAHPLLGCPVPSVPPAAEPVPHLQTPTSEPQTVARACPQSAKPPSGSKSGLRTGSSCRHTARSKAARRPSHPKQPRVQRPRPRRRRRRRTNGWVPVGAACEKAVYVLDEPEPAIRKSYQAVERHGETIRVRDTVLLKSGPRKTSTPYVAKISALWENPESGELMMSLLWYYRPEHLQGGRSPSMHENEVFASRHQDQNSVACIEEKCYVLTFAEYCRFCAMAKRRGEGLPSRKTALVPPSADYSTPPHRTVPEDTDPELVFLCRHVYDFRHGRILKNPQ, via the exons ATGACACACACTCGGAGAAAGTCCCTTCCCATGCTGAGTTCGGGCCTCACTGGCCGCCGAGAGCCCCTGCAGATGGAAGACAGCAACATGGAGCAGGGGGTTGAGGGTGTGGAGCCAGGCATGCCCGAGAGCCCAGGTCACCTCACAGGGCGCCGCAAGAATTACCCACTTCGTAAGCGCCCATTGGTTCCTGAGAAGCCCAAGGCCTGCAAAGTGCTGCTGACTCGCCTGGAGAATGTGGCCGGTCCCCGGAGTGCAGATGAGGCTGATGAGCTACCGCCTGACCTGCCCAAGCCCCCCAGCCCGGCCCCATCCAGTGAAGACCCTGGCCTTGCCCAGCCCCGCAAGCGGCGCCTGGCCTCCCTCAATGCTGAAGCTCTCAATAACCTGCTGCTGGAGCGAGAGGACACCAGCAGCCTGGCAGGCACCCGCCGCAGTCGAGCGGGGGATCCCCACCGCAGCCGTGACCGTGATCGTGCTACTGGGGGCTGGTCCTCCTCCAAGAAGCGGCCCCGGCTGGGGGACCTTGGAGGAGGAAGTCGGGACCTGTCTCCAGAGCCAGCACCCGATGAAGGTCCCCGCCGAGATGGAGACCCAGCTCCCAAGAGACTGGCTAGCCTGAACGCAGCTGCTTTCCTAAAACTGAGCCAGGAGCGGGAGCTACCCCTGCGGCTGCCTCGTGCCCATGCAGAAGTAGATGGGCGCTCCACTGAGCCCCCAGCACCCAAGGCCCCGAGGCCAAAGTGGCCCAAGGTCAATGGCAAGAACTATCCCAAGGCTTGGCAGGGGGCCAGCTCTGGGGAGGCTGCAGGCCCACCTGGCTGGCAAGGCTGCCCTGATGAGCCATGGCCATCTGCAACTCCTTGTGGGCCATCCGTCCAGCCATCTCATCAGCCCCTGAGCAAGGCTCTGGAGAGCCCTTTGGGGCTGCGCCCTCACCTGCCCCTGCTGATGGGTGGACAGGCGGCTCTGAAGCCGGAGCCTGGGCGCCCAGGCGAGGAGTCACCTGCCCCTAAGCAGGAACTGCATCAGCCCTCTTTCCCCACACCTCAGCTGTCGCCGCTGCCGATGCCTGGCAACCCCGCCGACTACAATGGCCTGTGTGTTGGGCCTGAGCTCACTGCACTAGGCAGCTTCTACCTGTACTGTGGCCAAGAGGGGCTGCAGTGTGGGGGCTACTCGCCCTGCCCCATGCTTCCTGAGGGCAAGCTGTCCCCAGTGGCTGCACCTCACGAGGAGGGGCTCCTCTTAGCTCCGAGCTCAGTGCCCTCAGGCACCCCTTTCCAGCACCCTCCCTGGGGCTCCTCTCGCTACTGCTCTAGCGAGGACACTGGAGTGAATGGCTACAGCATCTGCGGAGTGTTGCCCCTGTCTGTTACCCACGCTGGCACTACCTGTGGCGGCTGCCCATACAAAATGCCTTTTGCAGCAG GCTGCAGATCCCTGGGCCAGTTGGAATTTCCTCTCCCGGAAGCTGGCCACCCAGCCTCACCCGCCCACCCACTCCTGGGGTGCCCTGTACCCAGTGTGCCACCTGCAGCAGAGCCCGTCCCCCATCTTCAGACACCCACCTCGGAGCCCCAGACAGTAGCCCGTGCGTGCCCTCAGAGCGCCAAACCTCCCAGCGGTTCTAAGTCAGGTCTGCGCACAGGCTCCAGCTGCAGGCACACTGCAAGGAGCAAGGCTGCCCGCAGGCCTAGCCACCCCAAGCAGCCACGTGTCCAGCGCCCACGCCCTCGCCGCCGCCGTCGCCGCCGCACTAATGGCTGGGTACCTGTTGGGGCTGCGTGTGAGAAGGCTGTGTATGTCTTG GATGAGCCGGAGCCAGCCATCCGAAAGAGCTACCAGGCGGTAGAGCGGCATGGGGAGACAATCCGAGTCCGGGACACCGTCCTTCTCAAATCAGGCCCACGAAAGACCTCCACACCTTATGTGGCCAAGATCTCTGCCCTCTGGGAGAACCCCGAGTCAG GAGAGCTGATGATGAGCCTCCTGTGGTATTACAGACCTGAGCACTTACAGGGAGGCCGCAGTCCCAGCATGCACGAG AATGAAGTGTTTGCCTCGCGACATCAGGACCAGAACAGTGTGGCCTGCATTGAGGAGAAGTGCTATGTGCTGACTTTTGCCGAGTACTGCAG GTTCTGTGCCATGGCCAAGCGCCGAGGTGAAGGCCTCCCCAGCCGAAAGACAGCACTGGTTCCCCCCTCTGCAGACtattccaccccaccccaccgcaCAGTGCCAGAGGACACGGACCCTGAGCTGGTGTTCCTTTGCCGCCATGTCTATGACTTCCGCCACGGGCGCATCCTTAAGAACCCCCAGTAG